The DNA sequence GGGCCGCGGGGGCCGCCCGCCCACCCGGGGTGGGGTGCGGGGCCGGCCACCGCAGTGGGTGCTGAGGGCGGTCAGTGAGAGATGAAGACCGGCACCATGACGTCGCGGAGCACGGAGCGTGTGACGCTGCCGACAAAGACCTCGCGCCAGCGCGGCATGCCGTAGGCTCCCATGACGAGCGCCTTCGAGCCCGAGTCCGCGATGAATTTGACGAGGTTCTCGGCGACGTCGTACTTCGTCAATATCGGATGGGCTGATGCATCGTAGCCGTGGAGCTGAAGATACGCCGCGCCGGTGTTCGCGATCGACTCGGCCGAGGCGGTGTCGTCGAAGATCGCGACGACGTCGATCTTCGCGGTGCGCCAGAGACCGCTCAGGGCGAAGTCGTAGATGGCCCGCGCTGACTGCACGCTGCCGTCGTAGGCGACCGTGACACGATCGATGTCGCTCGGGATGCTCGGCACGAGCAGACATGGACGCGCGATCGCGGTGAGAATCTTGTCGAGGACGATAAGGTCTTCGCGTGCCTCGGAACCTGCCTCGGCACCGCCGCCGTGGCCAATGACGAGGATGTCTGCCGATTGGGTAGCGAGGCCGAACTCGTCGTCCAGATGGCCCTCGGAGTGAGAGGTTGTGCACTTGATCCCGGCATCGTCGCAGAGACCGGAGAAGGCGTTGAGGACCGCCAGGGCATCCTCGTACCGCTTCTGCTTGATGACATCGTCGCGATGCTCCTTGAAGGCGGCGGCGCCGAGCGGGACCGCCTGCCGCGGAGCGGCGATGTCTGGGTCGACGACCGCGAGCGCGCTCAGCTGAAGGCTGTCCTTGAGCGCCAGGCTGATGGCCTGGCGCATCGCTGCCTGGTTCTCGCGTTCCGGTTTCAGTGCGACAAGTGCGGCCTTGTACATGGTGGCGGTCCTCCGTTGTGCGCGTCGGCGGGGTCGCTTCCTGCGGCTCCGCGGTGGCGGTCGTGCTCCGTCTCGAGAAAGATACAGGGTAATCGCGGGTGGTGCCCCCGTTTCCTGGGTCAATCGCCGTAAGCCTATTACACCGATGCACCTGGGCGGCGCCTCTCCCCAGGCGCCGCCCAGGTGCATCATGCCGCCGGTGTCGGCGGTTCCTCGGTCGGCGAAGCGACCGTCGCACCGCTACCTTATCGGCGTGACGGCGCGATCCTCATAGACGATCCCTGCACTCAGTTGACTCAACTGGAAGTTGAGGAAGATGCGGTGACCGTCCGTGTCGAGGACGTGCATGCCCTCGTGGGCGGTGAGGTTCTCGGCTTCATCACGAAATGTGTAGCCGTAGAGGTCCTTGCAGCGCTCGATCGGTACCTCCCAAGCGATGAACTTCTCCATGCCCTTTGCCCTGAGGCGAGCGATGAAATCGGGGTCGTCCAATCGAGGATATGAGCTGAGGAGAAGCACCGGCCCTGCGGCAGCTAACACGAGGACACCTTTCATGTGAAACACCCCCTCCATCGTGGCTTGCCCGTACTATTCCCGCAGTGTGCCGGCGTCGAATCGTGATGGTATGGTGAACGCTCCATGCAGACGGGTGCCGAACGGAGAGCGAGGCTACGTGCCCTTGTCGAGCTTCTCGACGAGGTTTACGGTCGCCCGGTTCTGGAGCCACGGTACGAGCCTCTCGACGAGCTCATCTTCACGGTGCTCTCGCAGA is a window from the Thermoleophilia bacterium genome containing:
- a CDS encoding universal stress protein, translating into MYKAALVALKPERENQAAMRQAISLALKDSLQLSALAVVDPDIAAPRQAVPLGAAAFKEHRDDVIKQKRYEDALAVLNAFSGLCDDAGIKCTTSHSEGHLDDEFGLATQSADILVIGHGGGAEAGSEAREDLIVLDKILTAIARPCLLVPSIPSDIDRVTVAYDGSVQSARAIYDFALSGLWRTAKIDVVAIFDDTASAESIANTGAAYLQLHGYDASAHPILTKYDVAENLVKFIADSGSKALVMGAYGMPRWREVFVGSVTRSVLRDVMVPVFISH